One window of Papaver somniferum cultivar HN1 chromosome 9, ASM357369v1, whole genome shotgun sequence genomic DNA carries:
- the LOC113313405 gene encoding uncharacterized protein LOC113313405, translating into MIKDISSKPAEVTCTAKEQSSDDEDVNEGNQSKVEKIENGKGTKEIDEKSSSESGEYPGAGQPFGEGRQSNKVGFCDEEEYEDVGGFSILKAQAPLYKQIWLKYGHIPSAEVLPISSYPILVMAVKDLMTSTVDMYQCRYVDLSSETINSWEDKIKMVEKLEFNVKTELLEHWQPLRAAVEKLQILRDVKGRASAD; encoded by the coding sequence ATGATAAAGGATATCTCGTCTAAGCCAGCTGAGGTTACTTGTACAGCGAAGGAGCAGTCAAGTGATGATGAAGACGTGAATGAGGGCAACCAAAGCAAGGTTGAAAAAATAGAAAATGGGAAAGGAACCAAAGAAATAGATGAAAAGAGTAGTTCAGAATCAGGAGAATATCCTGGTGCAGGACAACCCTTTGGGGAAGGGAGACAGAGCAACAAAGTTGGTTTTtgcgatgaagaagaatatgaagatgtgGGTGGTTTCAGCATTTTGAAAGCACAAGCGCCCCTGTACAAACAAATATGGTTGAAGTATGGACATATTCCATCTGCAGAAGTTTTACCAATCTCGTCGTATCCTATTCTTGTTATGGCGGTTAAGGACTTGATGACTTCTACCGTAGATATGTATCAATGCCGTTATGTGGATTTGTCTTCTGAAACGATCAATAGCTGGGAAGATAAGATTAAAATGGTTGAGAAACTTGAATTTAATGTTAAGACTGAACTATTAGAGCATTGGCAGCCTTTGCGTGCCGCCGTAGAAAAATTGCAGATACTCAGAGATGTAAAGGGTAGAGCTTCAGCTGATTGA